From one Chanodichthys erythropterus isolate Z2021 chromosome 3, ASM2448905v1, whole genome shotgun sequence genomic stretch:
- the LOC137017105 gene encoding zinc-alpha-2-glycoprotein-like isoform X5 → MVVVFAKIFALLCVLLLDGILPSNQAEKHSLYYIYTGLSKPVDLPGIYEFSAIGLLDDTQIDSYNSKDQRTIPTQKWMKENLQEDYWEKGTESRKSKERWFRQSLKNLMDRMKHNESDLHVLQRRIGCEIKKQGNKLNFSKGIYEFSYDGEDFLSFDDKESQWVAPVDEALPTKRKWDNELILNQYIKGYLEKECVDWLNKFREYGDEELRNGYYPDVHIFAKRSIRDETKLKLTCMTTGFYPKDVMVTMRKNHTSLPEDETESTGIRTNHDGSFQMRKSVEIKEEEEDEYDCFVTHKSIKEPIIVTWVVLALASLVVYIFVQKKMNGKMGQNRDLTDTDKMMKCP, encoded by the exons ATGGTCGTTGTTTTCGCGAAAATCTTTGCTCTGCTTTGTGTTTTGCTTCTTGATGGGATTTTGCCGTCAAATCAAGCAG AGAAACACTCGCTGTATTACATTTACACAGGCTTGTCTAAACCTGTGGATCTGCCGGGCATCTATGAATTCAGTGCTATTGGTCTCCTGGACGACACACAGATCGACTCTTACAATAGCAAGGATCAGAGAACGATTCCCACACAAAAATGGATGAAAGAGAACCTGCAAGAGGATTACTGGGAAAAAGGCACTGAGTCCAGAAAGAGCAAAGAACGGTGGTTTCGTCAGAGTCTCAAAAATCTGATGGACAGAATGAAACACAATGAATCAG ATCTCCATGTTCTTCAGAGGAGAATTGGTTGTGAAATTAAGAAGCAAggaaataaattaaacttttccAAAGGCATTTATGAGTTCAGTTATGATGGAGAGGACTTCTTGTCTTTTGATGATAAAGAGTCTCAATGGGTCGCTCCAGTTGATGAAGCTCTACCAACCAAGAGAAAATGGGACAATGAGCTGATCCTAAACCAGTACATTAAAGGATACCTGGAGAAAGAGTGTGTGGACTGGCTCAACAAATTCAGAGAATATGGAGACGAGGAGCTCAGAAACGGCT ATTATCCAGATGTTCATATATTTGCAAAAAGGTCTATCAGAGATGAAACCAAGCTGAAACTCACCTGTATGACCACTGGCTTCTACCCCAAAGACGTGATGGTGACTATGAGGAAAAATCACACATCTCTGCCTGAAGATGAGACTGAATCCACAGGAATCAGAACAAACCATGATGGATCCTTCCAGATGAGGAAGAGTGTGGAGATcaaggaggaggaagaagatgaATATGATTGTTTTGTGACCCACAAGAGCATCAAAGAACCAATCATTGTCACATGGG TTGTGCTTGCGCTGGCATCTTTAGTGGTTTACATCTTTGTGCAGAAAAAGATGAATG GTAAAATGGGCCAAAATAGAGATTTAACTGATACTGACAAAATGATGAAATGCCCATGA
- the LOC137017105 gene encoding major histocompatibility complex class I-related gene protein-like isoform X3 produces the protein MVVVFAKIFALLCVLLLDGILPSNQAEKHSLYYIYTGLSKPVDLPGIYEFSAIGLLDDTQIDSYNSKDQRTIPTQKWMKENLQEDYWEKGTESRKSKERWFRQSLKNLMDRMKHNESDLHVLQRRIGCEIKKQGNKLNFSKGIYEFSYDGEDFLSFDDKESQWVAPVDEALPTKRKWDNELILNQYIKGYLEKECVDWLNKFREYGDEELRNGYYPDVHIFAKRSIRDETKLKLTCMTTGFYPKDVMVTMRKNHTSLPEDETESTGIRTNHDGSFQMRKSVEIKEEEEDEYDCFVTHKSIKEPIIVTWDKFCWDCPPKTDVFMIGFVIIVVLALASLVVYIFVQKKMNDSNKNVQ, from the exons ATGGTCGTTGTTTTCGCGAAAATCTTTGCTCTGCTTTGTGTTTTGCTTCTTGATGGGATTTTGCCGTCAAATCAAGCAG AGAAACACTCGCTGTATTACATTTACACAGGCTTGTCTAAACCTGTGGATCTGCCGGGCATCTATGAATTCAGTGCTATTGGTCTCCTGGACGACACACAGATCGACTCTTACAATAGCAAGGATCAGAGAACGATTCCCACACAAAAATGGATGAAAGAGAACCTGCAAGAGGATTACTGGGAAAAAGGCACTGAGTCCAGAAAGAGCAAAGAACGGTGGTTTCGTCAGAGTCTCAAAAATCTGATGGACAGAATGAAACACAATGAATCAG ATCTCCATGTTCTTCAGAGGAGAATTGGTTGTGAAATTAAGAAGCAAggaaataaattaaacttttccAAAGGCATTTATGAGTTCAGTTATGATGGAGAGGACTTCTTGTCTTTTGATGATAAAGAGTCTCAATGGGTCGCTCCAGTTGATGAAGCTCTACCAACCAAGAGAAAATGGGACAATGAGCTGATCCTAAACCAGTACATTAAAGGATACCTGGAGAAAGAGTGTGTGGACTGGCTCAACAAATTCAGAGAATATGGAGACGAGGAGCTCAGAAACGGCT ATTATCCAGATGTTCATATATTTGCAAAAAGGTCTATCAGAGATGAAACCAAGCTGAAACTCACCTGTATGACCACTGGCTTCTACCCCAAAGACGTGATGGTGACTATGAGGAAAAATCACACATCTCTGCCTGAAGATGAGACTGAATCCACAGGAATCAGAACAAACCATGATGGATCCTTCCAGATGAGGAAGAGTGTGGAGATcaaggaggaggaagaagatgaATATGATTGTTTTGTGACCCACAAGAGCATCAAAGAACCAATCATTGTCACATGGG ATAAATTTTGCTGGGACTGCCCTCCAAAGACTGACGTATTCATGATTGGATTTGTGATTATAGTTGTGCTTGCGCTGGCATCTTTAGTGGTTTACATCTTTGTGCAGAAAAAGATGAATG ATTCAAATAAAAACGTACAATAA
- the LOC137017105 gene encoding major histocompatibility complex class I-related gene protein-like isoform X6: MVVVFAKIFALLCVLLLDGILPSNQAEKHSLYYIYTGLSKPVDLPGIYEFSAIGLLDDTQIDSYNSKDQRTIPTQKWMKENLQEDYWEKGTESRKSKERWFRQSLKNLMDRMKHNESDLHVLQRRIGCEIKKQGNKLNFSKGIYEFSYDGEDFLSFDDKESQWVAPVDEALPTKRKWDNELILNQYIKGYLEKECVDWLNKFREYGDEELRNGYYPDVHIFAKRSIRDETKLKLTCMTTGFYPKDVMVTMRKNHTSLPEDETESTGIRTNHDGSFQMRKSVEIKEEEEDEYDCFVTHKSIKEPIIVTWVVLALASLVVYIFVQKKMNDSNKNVQ; encoded by the exons ATGGTCGTTGTTTTCGCGAAAATCTTTGCTCTGCTTTGTGTTTTGCTTCTTGATGGGATTTTGCCGTCAAATCAAGCAG AGAAACACTCGCTGTATTACATTTACACAGGCTTGTCTAAACCTGTGGATCTGCCGGGCATCTATGAATTCAGTGCTATTGGTCTCCTGGACGACACACAGATCGACTCTTACAATAGCAAGGATCAGAGAACGATTCCCACACAAAAATGGATGAAAGAGAACCTGCAAGAGGATTACTGGGAAAAAGGCACTGAGTCCAGAAAGAGCAAAGAACGGTGGTTTCGTCAGAGTCTCAAAAATCTGATGGACAGAATGAAACACAATGAATCAG ATCTCCATGTTCTTCAGAGGAGAATTGGTTGTGAAATTAAGAAGCAAggaaataaattaaacttttccAAAGGCATTTATGAGTTCAGTTATGATGGAGAGGACTTCTTGTCTTTTGATGATAAAGAGTCTCAATGGGTCGCTCCAGTTGATGAAGCTCTACCAACCAAGAGAAAATGGGACAATGAGCTGATCCTAAACCAGTACATTAAAGGATACCTGGAGAAAGAGTGTGTGGACTGGCTCAACAAATTCAGAGAATATGGAGACGAGGAGCTCAGAAACGGCT ATTATCCAGATGTTCATATATTTGCAAAAAGGTCTATCAGAGATGAAACCAAGCTGAAACTCACCTGTATGACCACTGGCTTCTACCCCAAAGACGTGATGGTGACTATGAGGAAAAATCACACATCTCTGCCTGAAGATGAGACTGAATCCACAGGAATCAGAACAAACCATGATGGATCCTTCCAGATGAGGAAGAGTGTGGAGATcaaggaggaggaagaagatgaATATGATTGTTTTGTGACCCACAAGAGCATCAAAGAACCAATCATTGTCACATGGG TTGTGCTTGCGCTGGCATCTTTAGTGGTTTACATCTTTGTGCAGAAAAAGATGAATG ATTCAAATAAAAACGTACAATAA
- the LOC137017105 gene encoding zinc-alpha-2-glycoprotein-like isoform X4 has product MVVVFAKIFALLCVLLLDGILPSNQAEKHSLYYIYTGLSKPVDLPGIYEFSAIGLLDDTQIDSYNSKDQRTIPTQKWMKENLQEDYWEKGTESRKSKERWFRQSLKNLMDRMKHNESDLHVLQRRIGCEIKKQGNKLNFSKGIYEFSYDGEDFLSFDDKESQWVAPVDEALPTKRKWDNELILNQYIKGYLEKECVDWLNKFREYGDEELRNGYYPDVHIFAKRSIRDETKLKLTCMTTGFYPKDVMVTMRKNHTSLPEDETESTGIRTNHDGSFQMRKSVEIKEEEEDEYDCFVTHKSIKEPIIVTWVVLALASLVVYIFVQKKMNGLQVQTVRRSINLYNKMPPVTESEEDS; this is encoded by the exons ATGGTCGTTGTTTTCGCGAAAATCTTTGCTCTGCTTTGTGTTTTGCTTCTTGATGGGATTTTGCCGTCAAATCAAGCAG AGAAACACTCGCTGTATTACATTTACACAGGCTTGTCTAAACCTGTGGATCTGCCGGGCATCTATGAATTCAGTGCTATTGGTCTCCTGGACGACACACAGATCGACTCTTACAATAGCAAGGATCAGAGAACGATTCCCACACAAAAATGGATGAAAGAGAACCTGCAAGAGGATTACTGGGAAAAAGGCACTGAGTCCAGAAAGAGCAAAGAACGGTGGTTTCGTCAGAGTCTCAAAAATCTGATGGACAGAATGAAACACAATGAATCAG ATCTCCATGTTCTTCAGAGGAGAATTGGTTGTGAAATTAAGAAGCAAggaaataaattaaacttttccAAAGGCATTTATGAGTTCAGTTATGATGGAGAGGACTTCTTGTCTTTTGATGATAAAGAGTCTCAATGGGTCGCTCCAGTTGATGAAGCTCTACCAACCAAGAGAAAATGGGACAATGAGCTGATCCTAAACCAGTACATTAAAGGATACCTGGAGAAAGAGTGTGTGGACTGGCTCAACAAATTCAGAGAATATGGAGACGAGGAGCTCAGAAACGGCT ATTATCCAGATGTTCATATATTTGCAAAAAGGTCTATCAGAGATGAAACCAAGCTGAAACTCACCTGTATGACCACTGGCTTCTACCCCAAAGACGTGATGGTGACTATGAGGAAAAATCACACATCTCTGCCTGAAGATGAGACTGAATCCACAGGAATCAGAACAAACCATGATGGATCCTTCCAGATGAGGAAGAGTGTGGAGATcaaggaggaggaagaagatgaATATGATTGTTTTGTGACCCACAAGAGCATCAAAGAACCAATCATTGTCACATGGG TTGTGCTTGCGCTGGCATCTTTAGTGGTTTACATCTTTGTGCAGAAAAAGATGAATG GACTCCAGGTGCAGACTGTTAGAAGATCGATTAATCTCTACAACAAGATGCCCCCTGTTACAGAGTCAGAGGAAGATTCATAA
- the LOC137017105 gene encoding major histocompatibility complex class I-related gene protein-like isoform X1, with protein MVVVFAKIFALLCVLLLDGILPSNQAEKHSLYYIYTGLSKPVDLPGIYEFSAIGLLDDTQIDSYNSKDQRTIPTQKWMKENLQEDYWEKGTESRKSKERWFRQSLKNLMDRMKHNESDLHVLQRRIGCEIKKQGNKLNFSKGIYEFSYDGEDFLSFDDKESQWVAPVDEALPTKRKWDNELILNQYIKGYLEKECVDWLNKFREYGDEELRNGYYPDVHIFAKRSIRDETKLKLTCMTTGFYPKDVMVTMRKNHTSLPEDETESTGIRTNHDGSFQMRKSVEIKEEEEDEYDCFVTHKSIKEPIIVTWDKFCWDCPPKTDVFMIGFVIIVVLALASLVVYIFVQKKMNGLQVQTVRRSINLYNKMPPVTESEEDS; from the exons ATGGTCGTTGTTTTCGCGAAAATCTTTGCTCTGCTTTGTGTTTTGCTTCTTGATGGGATTTTGCCGTCAAATCAAGCAG AGAAACACTCGCTGTATTACATTTACACAGGCTTGTCTAAACCTGTGGATCTGCCGGGCATCTATGAATTCAGTGCTATTGGTCTCCTGGACGACACACAGATCGACTCTTACAATAGCAAGGATCAGAGAACGATTCCCACACAAAAATGGATGAAAGAGAACCTGCAAGAGGATTACTGGGAAAAAGGCACTGAGTCCAGAAAGAGCAAAGAACGGTGGTTTCGTCAGAGTCTCAAAAATCTGATGGACAGAATGAAACACAATGAATCAG ATCTCCATGTTCTTCAGAGGAGAATTGGTTGTGAAATTAAGAAGCAAggaaataaattaaacttttccAAAGGCATTTATGAGTTCAGTTATGATGGAGAGGACTTCTTGTCTTTTGATGATAAAGAGTCTCAATGGGTCGCTCCAGTTGATGAAGCTCTACCAACCAAGAGAAAATGGGACAATGAGCTGATCCTAAACCAGTACATTAAAGGATACCTGGAGAAAGAGTGTGTGGACTGGCTCAACAAATTCAGAGAATATGGAGACGAGGAGCTCAGAAACGGCT ATTATCCAGATGTTCATATATTTGCAAAAAGGTCTATCAGAGATGAAACCAAGCTGAAACTCACCTGTATGACCACTGGCTTCTACCCCAAAGACGTGATGGTGACTATGAGGAAAAATCACACATCTCTGCCTGAAGATGAGACTGAATCCACAGGAATCAGAACAAACCATGATGGATCCTTCCAGATGAGGAAGAGTGTGGAGATcaaggaggaggaagaagatgaATATGATTGTTTTGTGACCCACAAGAGCATCAAAGAACCAATCATTGTCACATGGG ATAAATTTTGCTGGGACTGCCCTCCAAAGACTGACGTATTCATGATTGGATTTGTGATTATAGTTGTGCTTGCGCTGGCATCTTTAGTGGTTTACATCTTTGTGCAGAAAAAGATGAATG GACTCCAGGTGCAGACTGTTAGAAGATCGATTAATCTCTACAACAAGATGCCCCCTGTTACAGAGTCAGAGGAAGATTCATAA
- the LOC137017105 gene encoding major histocompatibility complex class I-related gene protein-like isoform X2, which translates to MVVVFAKIFALLCVLLLDGILPSNQAEKHSLYYIYTGLSKPVDLPGIYEFSAIGLLDDTQIDSYNSKDQRTIPTQKWMKENLQEDYWEKGTESRKSKERWFRQSLKNLMDRMKHNESDLHVLQRRIGCEIKKQGNKLNFSKGIYEFSYDGEDFLSFDDKESQWVAPVDEALPTKRKWDNELILNQYIKGYLEKECVDWLNKFREYGDEELRNGYYPDVHIFAKRSIRDETKLKLTCMTTGFYPKDVMVTMRKNHTSLPEDETESTGIRTNHDGSFQMRKSVEIKEEEEDEYDCFVTHKSIKEPIIVTWDKFCWDCPPKTDVFMIGFVIIVVLALASLVVYIFVQKKMNGKMGQNRDLTDTDKMMKCP; encoded by the exons ATGGTCGTTGTTTTCGCGAAAATCTTTGCTCTGCTTTGTGTTTTGCTTCTTGATGGGATTTTGCCGTCAAATCAAGCAG AGAAACACTCGCTGTATTACATTTACACAGGCTTGTCTAAACCTGTGGATCTGCCGGGCATCTATGAATTCAGTGCTATTGGTCTCCTGGACGACACACAGATCGACTCTTACAATAGCAAGGATCAGAGAACGATTCCCACACAAAAATGGATGAAAGAGAACCTGCAAGAGGATTACTGGGAAAAAGGCACTGAGTCCAGAAAGAGCAAAGAACGGTGGTTTCGTCAGAGTCTCAAAAATCTGATGGACAGAATGAAACACAATGAATCAG ATCTCCATGTTCTTCAGAGGAGAATTGGTTGTGAAATTAAGAAGCAAggaaataaattaaacttttccAAAGGCATTTATGAGTTCAGTTATGATGGAGAGGACTTCTTGTCTTTTGATGATAAAGAGTCTCAATGGGTCGCTCCAGTTGATGAAGCTCTACCAACCAAGAGAAAATGGGACAATGAGCTGATCCTAAACCAGTACATTAAAGGATACCTGGAGAAAGAGTGTGTGGACTGGCTCAACAAATTCAGAGAATATGGAGACGAGGAGCTCAGAAACGGCT ATTATCCAGATGTTCATATATTTGCAAAAAGGTCTATCAGAGATGAAACCAAGCTGAAACTCACCTGTATGACCACTGGCTTCTACCCCAAAGACGTGATGGTGACTATGAGGAAAAATCACACATCTCTGCCTGAAGATGAGACTGAATCCACAGGAATCAGAACAAACCATGATGGATCCTTCCAGATGAGGAAGAGTGTGGAGATcaaggaggaggaagaagatgaATATGATTGTTTTGTGACCCACAAGAGCATCAAAGAACCAATCATTGTCACATGGG ATAAATTTTGCTGGGACTGCCCTCCAAAGACTGACGTATTCATGATTGGATTTGTGATTATAGTTGTGCTTGCGCTGGCATCTTTAGTGGTTTACATCTTTGTGCAGAAAAAGATGAATG GTAAAATGGGCCAAAATAGAGATTTAACTGATACTGACAAAATGATGAAATGCCCATGA